The genomic interval TTCAGGGCGAAAACCTGGTGGTACTGGGCCGTTCAGGTACTGGTAAATCAGTATTAATTAAAATCATTGCTGGCCTGCTGAAAGCCGATGAGGGATACATCAATGTGCTGGGAAGTGATATCATGAAGATCATGCCCAAGGAGTTAGACGAACTGCGGCTGAAACTCGGTTTTTCTTTTCAGAACAGTGCTTTATATGATAGCATGACGGTACGGGAGAATCTGGAATTTCCACTCATCCGGCATGTGAAGAATATAACCCGCAAAGAAATCGATAGCCGGATAGAAGAAACGCTGGATGCCATTGGCTTGTCGCAAACCATTAACCAGATGCCTTCTGAGCTTTCCGGCGGACAACGCAAACGGATAGGAATAGGCCGTACCTTGATCCTAAATCCTGAAATTATGTTGTATGACGAACCCACAGCCG from Rhodocytophaga rosea carries:
- a CDS encoding ABC transporter ATP-binding protein, whose protein sequence is MKKIHSKIDKNNKVISIRGLKKAFDDFEVLKGVDLDLFQGENLVVLGRSGTGKSVLIKIIAGLLKADEGYINVLGSDIMKIMPKELDELRLKLGFSFQNSALYDSMTVRENLEFPLIRHVKNITRKEIDSRIEETLDAIGLSQTINQMPSELSGGQRKRIGIGRTLILNPEIMLYDEPTAGLDPITSMDINNLINEVQERYNTSSIIITHDLTCAKSVGDRLVMLLDGQFQYQGTFEEVFEKNDERVKLFYNYNFIE